A single region of the Corticium candelabrum chromosome 15, ooCorCand1.1, whole genome shotgun sequence genome encodes:
- the LOC134190992 gene encoding uncharacterized protein LOC134190992 encodes MTILITVSGKFNEKYIANVESALQQLVHLTDCKIYVTLFIDVESMNDSEIETVAKTVANGKTKYQFGIYARAENDTKEDWCRVITNSRDRLEGQLKKYNSRINATVDTFRAKDFLWTNHMFAALNQLNMAADFSYVTAQPLWPFTFPYGSALCDSNEVLQGNKGLTRLCPGRFEHLWEIPNNMLFSECDWELFNCTWLGDCLTLSTSHNETLADLLITNFGFRSAASSFFHKYWQSREPFVLNLEEDFFEKVAAVYNDESNKFVREFLSTTFALFATAVDKDVKDTYFVSASQLVNWMKSKQPSFDIITSGFYLGGIFECKVKYSPCELAVISIPFATMCLHFLMFVVMLIAIMCIPCAMKSFNYKTFMARVMSKRFKLLVPIGFLLTETEIENVILSVKQYQSTPDNTEPMNQSTPDNTEQINQSTPDNTEPINQSTPDNTEQINQSTPDNKEQLKKQWQCEVECQICGKITVFLVLFLFKFVYLAGLLAGPILMFINVHAENNQIETIQEYQFLYLLIVHTVTVAIYFVVSVAVSVYINYGLMELKGIIDELEEAVKRTVNETNSIFQKCIPARRLLVSISTSIIASIIILLHVVALTLSFEQKSIVGWYSTFDCDTAWMYVSYYALLFLMVVMAVFHAYSLDLWAQAAFILFTENRNKASTIKDCTKKSLSKLKDRYSELYSSIFSPLILAPVQAAIADVPVSVFAKYLQKSLQDTDLTGQLLRISLNITILIVALLPYATTILTHWKLDCECKKLKEERSKRNNDVESAENAKRPESTRSTNSQGQTAMLQFGTNGNQTDKADMADNEDETNLLDSPQPYLSKTLFILTAVVALIEVLLNLSIP; translated from the coding sequence ATGACAATATTGATTACAGTCAGTGGAAAATTCAACGAAAAGTACATCGCAAATGTGGAAAGTGCTTTACAACAGCTTGTGCATCTAACAGATTGTAAAATATATGTAACTCTTTTCATTGACGTCGAGTCTATGAACGACTCAGAGATTGAGACCGTGGCTAAGACCGTTGCTAACGGTAAGACAAAATATCAATTTGGTATTTATGCTAGAGCCGAGAACGATACAAAAGAAGATTGGTGTCGTGTTATTACTAATAGCCGCGATCGGCTCGAAGGTCAGCTTAAGAAATATAACAGTCGCATAAATGCTACGGTCGATACGTTTCGCGCCAAAGACTTTTTGTGGACCAATCATATGTTTGCAGCTCTGAATCAGTTGAACATGGCAGCGGATTTTTCGTACGTAACAGCCCAGCCACTCTGGCCGTTTACATTCCCATATGGCAGTGCTTTATGCGACAGCAACGAGGTACTTCAAGGTAATAAAGGTCTAACGAGACTGTGTCCTGGGAGATTTGAACATTTATGGGAGATTCCTAACAACATGCTGTTTTCTGAGTGCGACTGGGAATTATTCAATTGCACATGGTTAGGTGATTGCTTAACCTTGTCCACGTCTCACAATGAAACATTAGCGGATTTGCTTATCACCAACTTTGGCTTTCGTAGCGCTGCCAGTTCTTTCTTCCACAAATACTGGCAGAGTAGAGAACCGTTTGTTCTCAACTTGGAAGAAGACTTTTTCGAAAAAGTTGCTGCAGTTTACAATGATGAGTCGAATAAATTTGTTCGTGAATTTTTAAGTACAACGTTTGCATTGTTTGCTACAGCAGTTGATAAAGATGTAAAAGACACTTACTTTGTTTCTGCTTCGCAACTTGTAAATTGGATGAAGAGCAAGCAACCAAGCTTTGACATCATCACTAGTGGATTTTACCTTGGAGGAATTTTTGAATGCAAAGTAAAATATTCGCCTTGCGAACTTGCAGTCATTTCCATTCCTTTTGCTACAATGTGTTTACATTTCCTAATGTTCGTGGTCATGTTGATTGCGATCATGTGCATTCCTTGTGCTATGAAAAGTTTTAATTATAAAACCTTTATGGCAAGAGTTATGTCAAAAAGGTTTAAACTTCTTGTACCTATTGGTTTTCTTTTGACAGAAACTGAAATTGAAAACGTGATTTTAAGTGTGAAACAATACCAATCAACACCCGATAACACCGAACCGATGAATCAATCAACACCCGACAACACCGAACAGATAAATCAATCAACACCCGACAACACCGAACCGATAAATCAATCAACACCCGACAACACCGAACAGATAAATCAATCAACACCCGATAACAAAGAGCAGCTAAAAAAGCAGTGGCAATGTGAAGTGGAATGTCAGATATGTGGGAAGATCACAGTATTTTTAGTACTGTTTCTGTTCAAATTCGTATATTTGGCTGGATTGCTTGCTGGTCCAATACTGATGTTCATAAACGTACATGCGGAAAACAACCAAATAGAGACAATTCAAGAATACCAATTTCTATATCTACTTATAGTACACACGGTTACAGTTGCTATCTATTTTGTAGTGTCTGTGGCTGTCAGTGTGTATATAAATTACGGCTTGATGGAATTGAAGGGCATAATCGACGAATTAGAGGAAGCTGTTAAAAGGACTGTTAACGAGACAAACAGTATTTTCCAAAAATGTATTCCTGCAAGAAGACTATTGGTCAGTATTTCTACCAGTATAATAGCAAGCATTATAATTTTACTTCATGTTGTCGCACTGACACTTAGCTTTGAACAAAAATCAATCGTGGGATGGTATTCTACATTTGATTGCGACACTGCTTGGATGTACGTTTCGTACTATGCTCTACTCTTTTTGATGGTTGTGATGGCTGTGTTTCATGCGTATTCTTTAGACTTATGGGCTCAAGCTGCCTTTATCCTTTTTACCGAGAATAGAAACAAAGCATCAACCATCAAGGACTGCACAAAGAAATCACTGTCTAAATTAAAGGATAGATATTCTGAACTGTATTCAAGCATATTTTCGCCACTGATACTTGCACCTGTCCAAGCAGCAATTGCCGATGTTCCTGTATCTGTCTTTGCAAAGTACTTGCAAAAGAGTTTACAAGACACAGATTTAACGGGACAACTTTTGCGAATTTCTTTGAATATTACCATATTAATAGTGGCTCTACTACCGTACGCAACAACCATCTTAACACATTGGAAGCTAGATTGCGAATGCAAAAAGCTGAAAGAAGAGAGATCGAAACGAAACAATGATGTTGAAAGTGCTGAAAATGCAAAGCGACCCGAGAGCACACGTTCTACAAATAGCCAAGGTCAAACGGCCATGCTGCAATTTGGGACTAACGGAAATCAAACTGACAAGGCGGACATGGCAGATAACGAAGATGAAACAAATCTATTGGATTCTCCACAGCCCTACTTAAGTAAAACTCTGTTTATCTTAACTGCAGTTGTTGCTTTGATCGAAGTTCTTTTAAACTTATCGATTCCATAA